The following coding sequences are from one Methanococcoides orientis window:
- the fhcD gene encoding formylmethanofuran--tetrahydromethanopterin N-formyltransferase → MELNGVEIEDTFAEAFPIKMARVLITAATMRWATVAAQEATGFGTSVIGCPAEAGIEMFVDGSETPDGRPGVYIQIYTFGYKSLEGQLLERIGQCVLTAPTTAVFNGFPDAEKQFDTGNKLRYFADGTESQTEVGDRKMHVIPMMEGDFLVEDSIGGIEAIAGGNFFIFADSQMNALTAAENAVDSIQAVEGVVTPFPGGIVASGSKAGANKYKFLKATANEKFCPSIKDKVEGSEIPADVNCVYEIVINGVDADAINEAMAAGIEAAVTVPGVKKITAGNYGGNLGPHKFNLHDLL, encoded by the coding sequence ATGGAACTTAACGGAGTAGAGATCGAAGATACATTTGCAGAGGCCTTTCCAATCAAAATGGCCCGTGTACTGATCACAGCCGCAACAATGCGCTGGGCAACAGTTGCAGCTCAGGAAGCAACCGGGTTTGGAACATCCGTCATTGGATGCCCTGCTGAAGCCGGCATCGAGATGTTCGTAGACGGTAGTGAGACACCAGACGGCAGACCAGGTGTTTATATCCAGATCTACACCTTCGGATACAAGTCACTTGAAGGTCAGCTCCTTGAGCGCATTGGCCAGTGTGTCCTCACAGCACCAACAACCGCAGTGTTCAACGGTTTCCCTGATGCAGAGAAACAGTTCGACACCGGAAACAAGCTCAGGTACTTCGCAGACGGAACAGAGTCCCAGACAGAGGTCGGCGACCGCAAGATGCACGTAATCCCAATGATGGAGGGTGACTTCCTTGTAGAAGATTCCATTGGTGGAATAGAAGCTATTGCAGGTGGAAACTTCTTCATCTTCGCAGACTCACAGATGAACGCTCTTACCGCAGCAGAGAATGCAGTTGATTCTATCCAGGCTGTCGAGGGTGTAGTCACACCATTCCCAGGCGGAATAGTTGCAAGCGGTTCCAAGGCAGGAGCAAACAAGTACAAGTTCCTCAAGGCAACAGCTAATGAGAAGTTCTGCCCAAGCATCAAGGACAAGGTAGAAGGTTCAGAGATCCCTGCAGATGTCAACTGTGTCTATGAGATCGTCATCAACGGTGTGGATGCAGACGCAATCAACGAGGCAATGGCAGCAGGTATCGAAGCAGCTGTAACAGTTCCAGGTGTCAAGAAGATCACCGCAGGTAACTACGGCGGAAACCTCGGACCACACAAGTTCAACCTCCACGACCTCTTATAA
- a CDS encoding transglutaminase-like domain-containing protein, protein MQEYLRSTEIIDWDHPKVEKLAKELAFGLDDVVEITRNCFEWVRDEIYHSHDHCMNPITLKASEVLEAGTGYCYAKSHLLAALLRASSIPTGLCYQRLSRDENGEPFCLHGLNAVYLPETGWYRIDARGNKKSIDAQFNPPEEILAYEIKVTGEADLPEIWADPLPVIVDVLTKYDNYEDVWENLPDIPLIQKTSFKK, encoded by the coding sequence ATGCAGGAATACCTACGTTCTACTGAAATAATCGACTGGGACCATCCGAAAGTCGAAAAGCTGGCAAAGGAACTTGCTTTCGGGCTGGATGATGTCGTCGAAATAACAAGGAACTGTTTTGAGTGGGTAAGGGATGAGATATATCACAGTCATGACCACTGCATGAACCCCATCACACTGAAAGCTTCGGAAGTGCTGGAAGCAGGTACTGGTTACTGTTATGCAAAAAGCCATCTTCTTGCAGCTTTACTAAGAGCAAGTTCCATTCCAACCGGGCTTTGCTACCAGCGTCTGAGCAGGGATGAAAATGGTGAACCTTTTTGTCTTCACGGATTAAATGCTGTCTACCTGCCTGAGACAGGCTGGTATCGCATCGATGCAAGAGGTAATAAGAAAAGTATTGATGCACAGTTCAACCCTCCGGAAGAGATTCTTGCATATGAAATAAAGGTTACAGGCGAAGCTGACCTCCCGGAGATATGGGCTGATCCGTTGCCTGTCATCGTTGATGTGCTGACAAAATACGATAATTATGAAGATGTCTGGGAAAATCTTCCTGACATCCCATTGATACAAAAAACATCATTCAAAAAATAA